The following DNA comes from Phycisphaeraceae bacterium.
GCCGTGCCATGAAACGGGTTGCATATCTGGGCAACCTGTTGGAGGGGGTCCGAGTAGGGGGCTGTGGGGCGGACGGGTTCCAGACACATGGGTCTGATTCGCGGGTGGAGCCGGTCGGACGGGTACACCCGTACACTCCCGGCACATGCACCCGTACTACATCACCACGCCCATTTACTACGTGAATGACCGCCCGCATATCGGGCATTGCTATACGACGCTGCTGGCGGACGTGGCGGCCCGGTTTCAGAGGCTGTTGAGGGGGTCTGGGGTGGGCGGCAAAGGGGGTAGTGAAAACGGGGACAGGGGGGAGGGGGGGGTGTTCCTCCTTACCGGTACGGACGAGCACGCGGAGAAGGTCGTCAGTTCGGCCCACGAGCACGGGGTGACGCCGATCGAATGGGCGGACCGGAACGCGGCGGCGTTCCGGGCGGCGTTCGAGTTCATGGGGTTCGGGTACGAGGACTTCATCCGGACGACGGAGCGGCGGCACATCGACAAGGTGCTGGAGTACGTGCGGCGGCTGCAGAAGCACGGGGACATCTACCTGGGGGACTACACGGGGTGGTGGGACGCCTCGCAGGAGGAGTATGTCACGGAGTCGGTGGCGAAGGAGGCGGGGTACAACTCGCCGGTGACGGGCAAGCCGCTGGTGAAGCGGACGGAGAAGAACTACTTCTTCCGGCTGTCGGCGTACGCGGCGAGGCTGGAGGAGCACATCGCGAAGCACCCGGCGTTCATCCAGCCCGAGGCGCGCCGGAACGAGGTGCTGGGGCGCCTGCGCGCCGGGCTGCAGGATGTGCCGGTGTCGCGGGCGGTGACGGGGGACGAGGCGAGCCGGTGGGGGATCCTGATGCCGGACGACCCATCGCACCGGATCTATGTGTGGATCGATGCGCTGTTCAACTACCTGTCGGCGGTGGACACGCCGGGGCGGGAGGGGCTGTGGCCGCCGGCGGTGCACGTGATGGCGAAGGACATCCTGTGGTTCCACGCGGTGATCTGGCCGTGCATGCTGATGGCGCTGGGGCGTGAGTTGCCGGGGATGGTGTACGCCCACTCGTACTGGGTGCGGGAGGGGCGGAAGATGTCGAAGACGCTGGGGAACTTCGTCGACCTGCCGACGCTGCGGGCGTACGCGGAGCGGTACTCGGTGGACGCGGTGCGGTGGTACATGCTGACGCAGGGGCCGCTGGGGATCACGGATGCGGACTTCTCGCACGCGAAGTTCGTGGAGGTGTACAACGCGGACCTGGCGAACGGGATCGGGAACTGCACCAGCCGCGTGAGCGCGCTGATCACGAAGTCGTTCGGGGGGATTGTGCCGGACCCCGGCGAGTTCCGGGTGCTGGCGGACCACGACTGGCCGACGATCGCGCGGAACGCGGTGCTGGGAGAGTCGGCGGTGTCGAACGACGGGGTGCCGATGCTGCTGAACCGGTTCGACCTGGCGGGGGCGGTGGCGGAGGGGGTGAACCTGGTGCGGTGCGTGGATGCGTACCTGAGCGAGACGACGCCGTGGAAACTGGCGAAGGAGGTGGAGAAGGAGAACCGGGAGAACCCGGACCACCTGCAGCGCCTGGCGGCGATCCTGTACCACTGCGCGGAGGCGCTGCGCATCGCGAGCATCCTCCTGGCGCCGGCGATGCCGGGGAAGATGGCGGAGTTGTGGACGCGGTGGGGGTGCACGCCCGCGGCGGGGGCGACGCTGGAGGACCTGGCGGTGTGGCAGGGGGAGCACTCGCTCAAGCCCGGCGAGCGGCTAGAGCAGGGCGGGGGGAGCGGGGCGGCGCCGCTGTTCATGCGGGCGGATGTGAAGGAGGGGGCGCCGGTGGTGGGGTAGGGGGCTACTCGTTGGGCCGGCTCTGCAGGAGTTCGAGGAGTTCGGCGCGGCCGGGGTGGTCGGGGGGGAGGGATTCGGCGGTGCTCTGGAGGAAGCCGCGCGAGGGGACGGTGCCCTTGGCCGCGCGGTCCAGGAATATCTGGCGCGAGGTCGGGTCGCTCAGGCACTCCATCAGCAGGCGGCGCTTCCATGGGGCGGGGATGGAATCTGCCGCGAAGATAAACAGGAGCCAGGACTGCCAGGCGCCGTCATCGAATCTAGAGAGCGCCTCGGCGGCGGCGGTGGCGACGTCGTTGCAGAAGATGATGCGACACCGGTCTTCGATGCCCGGCATCTTCGTATCTGTCGCCACTCGCGTGAGAGTGACTAGGGCCGCGCTGGCTTGCAACTTCGATGAGCGGAGTTCGCGGCACAGAGCGGGAATCAGACTCGGGTGTGTGCGGTCGAGAACAACCAGGGTCGAAAGCCCGGACGATACCACGTAGGACCCGTCGTCAACCGTGTCGATTGCTTGGAGTACGGCACCGATGCTCTCGGGGGTTGGGGCGAACACGCGGAGAGCCCTGATCGCCGTAGCACGATTCTTGGTGTCGCTTCGTGCGAGCGAGACGAGTTCATCGGGCGGTGGGAAGTCGGGGGGTGGAGACGTGATACTCATCATGGTCAACGCGTGCAACTGGACGCTTGGGTCTGCGTCGCGGAGCAACGGCGTCAGGGTGCTGATGACATCGGCGGGTGATGTTGAGAACACGGCGACCACGGATGCGGCGCTAGCCCGTAACGCGGGGCTTGAGGCCGTGAGCAGTTGCTTCGCGGCGGGGAGAATGTCGGGCGCTTCTCTCCTCAGTTCGCATGCGAGGTCGAGGCAGAGCTCGCAATACGGAATGTCCAGGGTTTCGGCCGTGAGCCCCGCTCGACACCGGTTGATGAGGAGGCGCCGCTGCCACCCCCAGAGGTGGTCCTGTTCCTTGCCCACCCGCATTCTCAGTTCGCGCATGGCGTCCGATTTCGAATTGAGCCACGGCATCGCGGCGATGAGGATGGTCGTGGGCGCGAACTCGGTCCACTTGCGGCCGCGGGCCTGCGGGTAGAACGCCGATGAGAACGCGGCGATCAGGAGAACCGCGGCGGCGAGCGTCCACCACTTGCGCCGACGCGTGCGGAACAGGGCTGCCTCGGCCTTGGCTGCTTTGCCGCACTCGGGGCAGGTCAGGCCGGGGGTGCCGGTCATGTCGTACCAGCAGTTGGGGCAGCGGTGGCGGCCGCGGGAGCGATCGGCGAAGAGGGCCCACCAGCCGAGGCGGATCGCCAACGCGAGGAGGACGCCGGCGATCGACCAGAGGCCGATTTCGACCAGTGTGGCGTGGTTGGTGGGGCGGTGCCGCTCGTTAGCGAACAGCAGGACGCCGTTCACCGCGCCAACCGATGCGACCATGAGTGCGTTGAACGCGGTGCTGCGGAACCATGCACGGGAGCGATCAGTCTTTGCGTAGCGATTGCGGGCGATCAGGGCCGTGGTGCATCCGATCGCGCCTATGGCGGCGATGCACGCCCAGAGGGGCCAGGTTGTAAGAAGATCGAGTTCGATCAGGAAGTGTACAGGTGGCGGCGGGATCGGCGGCAGCCGGCGGGGAACTGGTACCATCCGGGCATGGCAGGGATCGTGTCGAGCAGGCTGAAGGTCGGCCTTGAGGTGCACGTCGAACTGGCGACGCGGACGAAGATGTTCTCGCGGGTGGCCAGCGTGGCGCACGCCTCGAACTACGAGGCGGGGCCGAACTCGCTGGTGGATCCGCTGACGCTGGCGCTGCCGGGGTCGCTGCCGGTGCTGAACATCGCGGCGATCGAGATGGCGATGATGGTGGGGCTGGCCCTGGGTTGCCGCGTGAACTCGCCGACGAGGTGGGACCGCAAGTCGTACTTCTACCCGGACATGCCGAAGAACTACCAGATCTCGCAGTACGACCGGCCGCTGTGCGAGGATGGGCGCGTGGAGTGGGGCGATGGCGATGGGTCGGCGGGAGGAAGTGGGCCTGGGGGAGCGGGGGGGGTGGGGATCATCCGGGCGCACCTGGAGGAGGATGCGGGGAAGTTGCTGCACGAGGCGCCCGGGGGCGGGGCGATCGACTTCTCGATCGTGGACCTGAACCGCGCGGGGACGCCGCTGCTGGAGATCGTGACCGCGCCGGACTTCACGACGGCGGAGCAGGTGGTGTCGTTCGCGCAGCAGCTGCGGGGGCTGTGCCGGTTCCTGGGGGTGACCGAGGGGGTGAT
Coding sequences within:
- the metG gene encoding methionine--tRNA ligase, which codes for MHPYYITTPIYYVNDRPHIGHCYTTLLADVAARFQRLLRGSGVGGKGGSENGDRGEGGVFLLTGTDEHAEKVVSSAHEHGVTPIEWADRNAAAFRAAFEFMGFGYEDFIRTTERRHIDKVLEYVRRLQKHGDIYLGDYTGWWDASQEEYVTESVAKEAGYNSPVTGKPLVKRTEKNYFFRLSAYAARLEEHIAKHPAFIQPEARRNEVLGRLRAGLQDVPVSRAVTGDEASRWGILMPDDPSHRIYVWIDALFNYLSAVDTPGREGLWPPAVHVMAKDILWFHAVIWPCMLMALGRELPGMVYAHSYWVREGRKMSKTLGNFVDLPTLRAYAERYSVDAVRWYMLTQGPLGITDADFSHAKFVEVYNADLANGIGNCTSRVSALITKSFGGIVPDPGEFRVLADHDWPTIARNAVLGESAVSNDGVPMLLNRFDLAGAVAEGVNLVRCVDAYLSETTPWKLAKEVEKENRENPDHLQRLAAILYHCAEALRIASILLAPAMPGKMAELWTRWGCTPAAGATLEDLAVWQGEHSLKPGERLEQGGGSGAAPLFMRADVKEGAPVVG